ACTTGTAGGTGTTAAGTAACCCGAAATGTTGTCTGTGATCAGTAGGATGCGTTGCATTTTGTCCTATACTAAAAGTCACTTTTAACTTTTGAATTCAGCTCAGCAGAGACAGCAGACCTCGTATTCATAACGATTGTCGCAATAATCATTATTGTAAATATAACTGTTATTGTTACATTGTTCACACCATTGCATTCATTCCTCTTGttattattctatttttttttactgttttatcGTTATGTGTAAACAAAATCGCCCACCTCATCTCGAAGTGTGTAGTTATTTACGTCATATAGCGCAATTATACAAGACAATTTTGAGTGCATTACATTAGACTTTGTTAATATTATATCACATTTATTGTCGTCACGGGTGATCCGTGTAAACATCGGGAGGCATAACTGTTTACCAACTTTCCTATGGCAACTAAGAGGCAAAAGACGAGTCCACTGTCGATGGCGTAAAAGtataaaataatttaaaagacGAAGTAGTTACCGATTGTTCAAAGATgaagatcagcagttgcgatcttacaaattaatTAGTAGAGAGGGAGACAATTGGTAAAAAATATAGTAGAAGAAGACTATGGCTGCTAAACAATAATGAGCCTCAAGAAATGGTAGCGCGTGCAACACTAAACAGAACTTGCATTTTCAAAAGTTTTATACAATGACTGAAGATGCATAACAGCAATTGCAGTAGTTGTAATGAATAGTCAAATGCAAACATAACTTCACAAATTCATGACTCAGGTGAGGATTATATGACAACATTACAATCTACTGGACACTTTCCCCGATTTTCTGCATGGGTTCTTATACAAATTACATTAATCTAAAATTTATTGTTAATATGTAGCTACCGTTTGTGCCATGGAAATACTAACCACTatcattttatgtgtgtgtgcgtgtttctgTCTGTGTTTCTATGTCTTTGTCAATGTATACATAAATGAACATTCTGCCTAttaatgtatacatacaatatgtaaATGAACATTCTGCTATTGGGGAAACGTTATAAAATCGAAGAAGGACATTTCAGTTTGTTAACTGAAAACCTTCTTGTATTTACAATAATGATGAAGACTGTAATACTTACCGCTGAAGCATTGCACCTTCAACTTGAACATTACTGGGTAAGTATATATACCATATCTGTAGATTCACTTGATGGGACAGTGATAAAACTGGAGACGGCAACGTATGATTCTTAATCAGCATGCGAATTTTTTTAGTAGATAAAACATCGATGATATGAAATCCCATCCTTGGGTTGTTGATTGACTCAAATTCTAAAAGCACTCGCCGTCCAGAGGTTGCCTGTATAAGCCAACTGTGACGGCTTTGGACGCAGTTTTCATCACACGATATGTTCCCGTCTATTGGATCACCGGAGCAGTTCAGATGGATAACTAGAGGAGACAGAGAGATCAGGAAGGTAAATCTTTAAATCTTATGAAATACCAGTATCATAATATACTTTGCTCAAGACGCATACCACGGCTGTGGGCACTGGGTTAACTGAAGATGATCATTAAGAATTATGTATGTCAAAAGGGTCTGTTAATAACGCCAGGTATGATAATGCTCTGTTTCAACAGAAAGAGTACAATGTCTGCTTTTGTTTTAAGTAGGATagatttgttttctctttcccaCAGAAAATAAAGTTTCTCGCCCTTTACACTTATTAGCACTTCAAGTACTCATACACTGGCCTGATTGCTATGGGAAAAATTGACTGACACTGAGTGTTCAGATGTCGGCTATGACCTATTGTAACCAAACTGAATAATGTAAGCATCTCGGGAAAAGAATACGTATTATAGGAAATGCATTTTGAATTCATGgaaatcaaaaagaaagaaatacctaCCCCATGTCGTTGTTCCTTGCGTCGAAAAAGTGAGGAACGGACTGGAAAAGATGATGCAAACTAACAACCATACTAAGGAAGCCATCGTTTCAATGCTGGCTAAAAATCAATATTGTAGCCATCAACTTATCAGTGTAGAAACTAAAGACCAATTCCTGGTCGATGAAGAGTAATACTGACCAACCTCAGGTATGGCACTTGTAGTAGCGTTGAGGAAATGACAAACGGGTTAAATGAGATGGAACCATGTAGCAAACAACCATGCCTGGCAAACTATTTTTTCTCACCATCAAAATATTTGTAAGACATCAATGACAAGCTGTCGAAATAGATTCACGTTTACTGCAAAATGTGTCGGGGCAAAATTAGACGTAGGGGAGACCGGGTCTAGTTGTTACACGGGCAAGTTGTTACACTGTCATTTTTTCTCTATTATGATCAAAAGAGGACGTTACaagtaatatcaaatcaaaacgtATAGCCAACGATCTCTGCGTGCGAAATCTGGCGTTGCCTGGACGTCACATGTAGAAGATAGGtccaaaaaacacttttttaccTCTccgagtaaaattttgaaaaattcgatttttctttattacaccAAATCCATTCTTCTCCAGTAAGTGATGAGTATGTGGTTGAAAGAAGCGTGTTTTGGCTGTCTTTTGGTGAAAGTAGCAACACGTgatgtttgattgtttattgGCCACACgtgtgaaaagtttttgaagaCGCACTGGGTCAAGTTGTTACAACAACTTGACCCGTGTCGAGAATCGAGTGATGTAACAACTTACCCCAATGCACTTTCAATTGAATTCAtggttatacacacacacacacacacacacacacacacaccaacacacactcAACACACTCATACACCCCAGCATAGGCTAACATGCACACCCAGACAGGTCAATATTAAGAATTACCTAACACGTCAGATCTGCATTACCCGATTTGAGTTGACTTTCTACCGTGTAACAAAGTACCCCATGTGCTGTAACAACTTACCCCAACATCGGGGAAAgttgttacaaaatgttgtgttTATTGATTACGTAATATCTTGTTTATATTATCTGGACTTCCAAAGTTTGTACTGTGTTTAATTAAAGGAGGAAATAAGGTATCCTCAAAGCAAAAATGAAGCCGATTCCTCTATTCGTTTTTTGTACAGacctaaaaatgtgaaaattgtaaCAACTAGACCCGGTCTCCCCTACAATTTCCAATGAAGGCTGCAGTACTGCGTGCTTAGTCTGATTCCATGAAGATGCATACGATAAGTCTGCATTGCCATGCGATAAAAGATTCAGTGTAAGCTCCTTAATGCGTTGTTTGAAAATAATGGTCGAAAAGTACTCCTGATGATTCTTCCGTTCATTGTGTGGAAGAAAAGTCTTGTGACTGCGCATCTTCTTGACCACTCCCTACGTGTGCACGCGTGCGTCAAACAGTAAACGTCACTTCTCATTATATCCCCAGGCATTCAAATAACAGAATAGATGAGGAAAGTCAGAAACCACTTGAAGATACTATTCAGTTCTAAGACTATATTTGAATTCATATGATTTATAGTCTCCTGTCTTCTTTCATATCCCTGGTCGACTGTTCTCTGCATGATATCGATAACGTACGTGTAGTATCCGCTTTTTCATAAGTGAAAGATAGATTTCAGCGTCTTTTGTCATCGGAGATTATTGTAAACGTATAATTATCACCAGGGTAGGTTAATGATATTTACGCCAAAAGTTCTCGGTTTCGAACATGGAATCCATACCACTATCCCTTGTCATAAAAAGAATAACTTAGATACCGTTATGCTAATTGGATTAGGGAgccacctccctgattgtatTGGAGAGAGTTAAATAcgcatacattcacacattattattgtCAAAATAGAAAGTATTAATGATACTGTACTAAGTATCTATTTCATGCCTTtgcagtcacacagtgctttacgatagGTTACGTtcgccgcggatagatacggatGAGTAGACGCAGGGGGACGCTGCGTGGACgtaggcatccgcagggacgtatgtagacgtaactagTAAGAAATAGTTCTGAATGATTGTAATTTAGAAAGTGTGTCatgttttaaatttcttggtatttttgtagataataaactttcttggaaaataCATACTGATCATATCTGCAAAATTATTTCTCGCAATATAGGTGTTATGAATAGACTGAAATTCTATATTCCTGAAAAGACCCTACTAGTGTTATACTCCTCTTTGATACTcccttaccttaattatggaGTTTTAGCTTGGGGCAGTACTCATCAGACACTGCTGAATAGAGTgttattattgcaaaagaaagccctccgtaTTATTTCTAATTCTCCTACACGTTCATATACAAATGCATTGTTTGACTGTTATAAGCTATTAAAAACCAACGAATTATTCTTATTTAACTTAGGTCaattcatgtatatgtatgataacaatttactccCACCTATTTTTGGTTctatgtttcaaaaaaaaaaaatcaatcattccataattACCCCACCCGGCGTTCTAACGAGATTCATTTACCACTTCTTCGAacgattttagcaaagaatacacTTGTTTACACTGGACCAAATCATTGGAATTCCCTGAATCATGATTTAAAATCTGCTCCATCTATTTActcatttaaaaggagattaaagtcttttcttttacaatcttatAATGACGACTCGCAGAATCAGATTAGTTAATAGGCTTACTTTGTTACTCATCCGCAATATCGGCATTGCCGTTCTTTttattattgtaactattgCTCAAGCCTTGATTATAAGATTTTCTTTAACCTATACTTCgcagttgaagggtttgttctatattcttttttcttcttctctttcttcctcaaacCTCCGAGGATCGTCGTCTGTGTTGCATATTCCTGTCTATTCTGTTACCTCTTTATCACGCTATAGTCTTGTTTCCTCTTGTGTCGTCAAGTcagtttgtttcttgtttttcctcctACAAGTAGTCTTGTTGCTGTCCCAGTCCTGTTACATGTTCATaactctgtttgttgttgttttatgtataactgtttgttcgtctgtctcttagtgggCTGCCAAACTTTTTTGTGACGAACTTTTTGTGCGgattttttgctgttttcaattcaatttttacatcGGGCTTCTAAtacaagaggggcccacactctacaagctctgtctttttagtgggtccctccgtttttgTCACACAGTGCATGTATTGAAAACTATTCACACTTTCGTTATCTTAGCACCTATTGCAATGTATTGCTACTGTTTTTCCTATTAATGTTGTCttctctgtacaattgtatgcattgtttttgtcactttCGAAAAGTGAGATTTTCGTTTGTATATTGTagaaaaaacgaataaatatgaacttgaacttgaacttgaactctCCATAACTCATCTGTAAggcccagtcacataatgctcagcgtccggcgttacgtccaaaaaagtcacTTTTTTCTGCGGAcccccgcggatcctttgccgtcaccagaacatttgtacaaaacatacggggaaaatgcgggcgatacggacagatacgaacagatgcgaatacttgcgtccacttgcggatattcttacgaattggcacataatagttctgaacacttgcggagatttgcggatattttcggatagttacagattgttataaatGATTATGGACAATATGGTTTTCTCtgacgatccctgctaagtcagtgtattatgacagcaaggttatcacatattggactgtcttaTATTAtacactggggaaaactgaaattgaataacgtacaagttgtgaaaaaaatcgtattcctttaatttgctttacagtaataaaagatatatgaaattttaaacttgaagaattttatttgtgcaactcaaatatgaataaacatcataaatgtaaagaatacataccacaattataccacaaataaaatacagtTTAGATTGAcaagttaaacattagagtaagaaaatattacttgcagacatggaatagacaaactgtggttactctgtcgttgtgcagcgatattcatatactgggttatgttaaggagatttttataataaagcaatgcttattaaatttccagAAAGAAAAGACATAAGGACTTTtaaacacccctcccacacccaaatgcaatatattatatagatgtaatacacattccatggagcgtaaagtgggtaaCACTATAGAGAAATGCTAAATTCGTTCTCAATTTATATAGTTTTTCGCTatcccacaccttccccggccagaaaagtggaTAAAATGCTGTCAACCCATCCCCTaccaaaaatattgcctttcttccatcagtctttacttcaacttccatatcactattctttgtcccaggttaagtttggcatgctttatgcatgagcaaATAATTTCTCAATCGTTAATGGATTTTaccacaaacgaactgccatataCACACCGCAAATACATACGTATTTATAAACAAACAcgaacaaacactcaaacaaatcctcataatgcacaTAAGCCACCTCAACACATATTCTTCCATAATATGCAataacacgcacacatacacacgcacgcaaggaggttttatatatggagttccaactggttgtaattattcaaacagtatgttgtcagatttctattgatgtacaaaagaattccacaggtgcacttgtttGTGCCTTTAATAatcgatgttcgacgccgccgtcttgctgagcaatctgaagatttattttgaacgccatcataatgttggccatacttcgcctatttatttattaaatgaaatgaaatttcacttactgataaagcatgtaaaacaaaagtcaattccatccagaaatttgcacaaaagtgtaaatcagagctgtatcatgtgaaaatgtttaaaactgtaccatcctggaaagctgcatggttttatcacttttcaaattaatttccccaattaaaagtaatatggaaaaatcttcaagtataattctttattgataaatatgtcagattagtgcccgcatatgcccagtcgagtaattttcagctttatttcagcattttttgctcaatttctgttcgcgcatcctcgtgtctgtaccacctaccttttattaagaaggggtagcgaaaagtaattaccatcacaaagacctatcttcctttgaaagtggctggtgattatgcaatgagacactaGTCCATTGTCTTCCtgtctgtgaggcagctccagtttagcacatacttaaaatatttcttagtgacggcatcaaacatgagatcaaagggaataaaactgttgttactccatgtataaaacctccttgcaCGCACGAACGGACTctcaattatcatgtgcgcgcgcacatacacacttctttgaaacctcaccgtgactttttacatagcttgtttgcatggatgtagccatgcaAGTTATGTGTtgatatttcaatgactatgtcaaaAATGATATTACCCCAAAAAATGTGCTtagagggcgggcgacaatttgtgccgtcagCTCCATGCACAAATTGTCGACTGTTtcagggggcgacaatttgtgacgggcCGACAATGTGTGTCGCAACAGTACGTACAACATCCTGACGGTAACGGTACAGCAGAAGATTTGGGaattatgaaatgatccatCTATTCCGTTGCAATTGTGGCGGTCatctgaaacacacacacactcaaaaacacacacgcacatacacacacacacacacacaatcacacacaatcacacaaacacacacgcccGCAAGAGTATGCACCTCTCTTCATCACATTCCTTTTTTGTAAGTTCATTACCAGCGCTCTCTCTTAACAACTAGAGTGTCTACCAGGTATCTTGACGTTTTCATTGCGTTATTGTGGACACATTAACACATTGACACACATGCTGGACATATTGAAGGATTGATTGAAAGTGAAGTATTGTTTGTGCAGCGATTGTTTATTGAAGTCACTGAATATTTTCTGAGCCAACTTTTATATTAGACCCTTAAATTGACTGTGCTTTTTTACAGTTTTTATTATGTCTGATCGTATAAGTCAGTGTAGTTTGGAGGTAaccatttttatattcaattaaaaaaaataagatgatGGTAATGAATAAGCAAGCACATTGCATTCACTCATATATGTCGCACTATTTAAAAAAGCTCCCATTAACTCTTCCAAAGAACATAAAACGTCATTCCACTTTATCACTATTCAAGAATTGCCCTCTAACCTGCTCCTCCCAAGGGAAAGTTCAAacatttatcatcattgtcacacTGTACTTATATGAATATGATTAATAAAagtttttttgtcatttttgttttacactaTAGTCTGACTCGAATAGAACATTTCGGGCTCTTGACTAATATACTTCTAAAATACTTTCCCCTTTTCTTACTCAAcctattttctcttctttctacTCTCCCAGATTTCCCCGTGTATGTTaaaatatgtttatgtatatatattttcccATCAAATTTAGAAATTATTTGCACACTGAAATTTACATAATCTATGTcttgatttttctctcttttacgTGTATATTACATGATATTACATCAATATAATCATAATTTATATAATCTTGCTATAAGCACTGCTTCTCCTTGGGTTCTCaaatatatggaaataaaatcatttgaatcatTAGAATATAAAGTTAAACTATTCTTTTTCTAATGAATGTAACTTATgtaattttgtgtgtatttttattaTACTCAGCAAAAGTCGCAATAGCAGATttcctcctaggcggggtacaaagatctttaccattatttttgtcgatttgggttttttgcagaaatcgaatctttgatatgttttctacatctacactaaatttcgtAGCATAAGACtacgtttttcctatcgaaaatggaattttaagcaccctatgttggatcgcactcgtcagtttcgagcttctttcgaacgccgcgccaatatccccagcgttgctacggcgcaaggtctcgcatgcgattggctggtgcgtcacacacatttacataattcggctttcggagacaccagttgcagcgtttggggaatgctttgtcaaCGCGTGCATGTGATTACATGCTCcgttgttcttgctatagtggtttatacgctgtagtgcgtgctcttcgtttgccTTTCTAttcaaactattctaccgcaatgttcgacaacggaagtgaaacaaatatcatgtacgtaaccgtgtgaaaagaaaaaaaaaaaaaaaccaatagtctacttgtacatgtagcagagatgtcaagttcaaaaaacttttatgagtgagatttttatgactcggcgtctcggcgttcgcgcgcatgcgcacgcgaatgaggagggtgtccccctcccatggtagggagctttttttaattattagctcttaatgatgcgacctggtgcatacttaagtgactattttttactaattttgaaaggcaaaagggaaatataccttcaattgcaactatcactttaatcctttgagctatgctccttatttttggcccaaattgcagacttcaccagatgcgtgagaaaaatgggtgccacgcgtgagatcgtgagacagaccttaaatgcttgagtctcacgcagaatgcgtgagacttggtagctctgatgtagtaaaaattatgacagcagactgactcatgGGAAgatagatgagaggaaaggagaggtcaCATGAAACCAGTTATATCCAAATACTACACATCAAGATCGCACgaaactaacgagtcgtgtttgtttgtttgttttaatataaTTAACACCACCAAACAGGGCAACATATGCACagcttgtaaaagcaaaacaaacaggaagcgtgaccttTGCCAGCACTGTCATTTATCTGTCTTCAAAAGGGTCGGCaatgataaaatcaaattaacaacaatgaaaacgcgatttgtaaatgtgtggatgcgccacccgctcctgttacatgcgcatggtcatggcgtgtggatgccattgcgtaatgcgtgcaccatcacacatgtacaccatacgtgcaattatcgtatccgccatcttgaaagacgtaatggtaaaacaaacccgagcgaaccgCATTGTTTTttggctccatacgctgagctgcTAGGAAGGATGCCCGgaaaatttgactctctcagtgagccaatcagaaggcgatgtggttgctagaggcggagcttaacatcgattagcaccatcgtacggatgggtgattctcacctcgcatcgccgctcggagattgtctttgagaaagaggtgaatcttcaaagcccgttttctcgcaaattttgtcaggctaaaacttaaaaagtgcattttatttcgctttccatgcccacttatggtgccgaagaatgcAAGTGtcttatatcaatgcaaagcttaggaaatgggcaatgtgattcagtgaaaaaatgaattttcaaaatgcccgacttttgcctgaaaccgttgtcgccggtcatgCACAAATGATGATGAATAAATTGACTTGAAATAAATTggactgaactgaattgaattgactatTAACATGATTAACCTAAACTGTTTACCGCCAATCCCCTATCAACAAATGATCACTAATACTCAAACAAAACTAGGAAATACAACCAAATAAACCAGTAAGGTATGGAAGTGAGTCCACAAATTATACCACAATATTACATTATTTATAGATACGTATCGATTTAAGGTTAGTATCAAGTGAACGTTCAATAATCTTAACAAACACTACGGCTGCTTTGTTCGTATCACTCTAAGAATTTTCGCGCAGTAAGATGAGCATACTGGCGTAGAATATTCAGTACTAGAACAGAACAAAAACCATATAATTATCATCTCAAGATGCTTCTCAGTGTGCTTACTCAGATAACACATTTTCTGTAAATCGAGTAAATTTAGATGTGTAACTTGCATAAATCTTCAATTATGTCTTAAAATTTACTGTTATCAGTAGCATATCATTTTCCCACTCGAGAAATTTGAGAGCAGAGAAGACACATACTTCTACAAGGCAAATATGATAGCTACTTCACATAGGACACTTTCAAACAAACGGGGATGGATTGAAACTTCATGAGGTGCCACAGGGAAAtaaatgtactgtacattgtagtacaCAGTGGTACAAgcatatttggagaaaattgcaaacattattTCTATAGCTGTCACAAAGaaacatacacactcatatatacatatacatatatatacatacataccatACATACATGACAGGTTGTATAGGCTTACAAGGAGATAGAAAAAGGTAATGTCCATCgtataacaaaatgaagacatggaattatttgttttattttgttttatatttgacaCAAAGACGTACTCCGCTTGTGGTCTCAGTTTTGGGGATTTCGTTTCGGAGACAATACAAAACTATGTGAATGGATTTAAGAATGCCGCCATAGTGCAATTCTTAATTCAGTAAATGTATACGTTTTAACATTTGTGATAGCTGGCGTGTATAATACCGGAAAACTGTTTCGTTGTCTTTAAATATTTTCAAagaagaatgtttttttttttttgtaatgttactCCAATCGAAGCTCACGATCTTGAGTAAGAAATGTTGGAAAAATGACATGCTTTGGCATTCTGTAGGTATACATGTAAGCAAATGTATTTTGGCACATGCATATACTCTAAGCATTCTTGCATGCCTCCATGTAAGTGAATATTATAGTCATTAAATcgcaacatcattatcattgctacaTAATAAGGGATTGCACACCTCTATACTGGAAATGTGAGTGAGAGTGCACGACTTTGGTTGTACTTTTAATCCCATTCAGAGTCATTGACCACTTTGTccattaattttgtaatgttttattaCCTCATGTTTAAGCATTTAGTTTTATTTGGTGCTTAACTCGTCTTAAcgtaagaaatgaaaaaaaaataatgaaaacaaatgaaaataaatcaataaatccTGGATTTATGTACAACCATACACAACATTGTGAGTACAGCATAATGCATTGTCATCCTTCAAGTAAGGATTCATGTGTCATTAACATTCATGTACAGTTCCTCTTGCCATGCTGGTTTTGAGTCACAATTGCCTGGCCGTTTTGTTTTGTCCACCTCTGCATACCATTCCTCACAAGGTGGTGGAGCAGCGGACGACACTCCTCTTGTTTTGTCTACCTTTGCATACAGTTCCTCACAAGGTGGTGCCGGTGGAGTGGACGACGCTCCCACTGTTTTGTCCACCTTTGCGTATAATTCCTCACACGTTTTAGGTTTTGAGGTAAAGCAAACTGAGTTATCAGTTCCATGGTGGGCATTGAAGTCGTTTTCTCTCATTATTGGAAGGGAGATATCGTTGGCATCCTTTTGAGGTTTAAGTTTATTGTATTCTGAGTCGAACGCGTCAGAGTATTGCAGCTCATTGCTAGTATCAACTTTATTACGTTCTTCGGGTTCTAGTTGATAGTAAAGAATGTCTTCAGGAGGTTCGGCTGGTAAGAAACCCTTACTGGTATCACAGGACGTTGTGTTTTCTCTATCAGAGcaaacttttttctttgaagtggAACCGGAGGCTGGTTGATAACGATTGATGTGATTGTACTCCTGGCCGCCATGGATAATCTGAGCATGCTCTTTAGAGTCGCTTAATTCTGCATGCTCATTTGCCATTGTCCTGTTGAACTCAGACTCATCGACAACTTCGGTTTCATAAATGTGCGTGTTGCAGGGGCTGGCTTTCAGTCTTCGAGCGCAAACACCTTCAGACCGGATGCCGAAGTCCAGCGAATTGTAACAACTGTCATGAAACAAGCGAGCTCCAGAAGGAGGTCTTAATAATGCTGCACCATTAGTCATCCTATTTTTTCTCCAAATGTCAACATCTTGGTATTCGTCGTCCTCAGAGCAACCCATTGATTGATTCAGTGATGTTTCCTGTAGGCCATAGTTTTCAGAACAACTATGTATAGAAGTTAACAAAGTGCTGACAGGGGACTTGACGCTGCTCAATATGGGTAGCGTACAAGAGGAGATTTGCTCCACCTCTGCGGTCTGAGAACGCCCCTTCTCTACCTCCGCTGCGTCTTGGTAGATGTGATATGGGTCTTCCTGATGAAATGTGGCGTCATCAAATCTACTGTCCGGATTGTAACGGGAAGAGTGATCTATAGCGCCATCTTCAGTACTAATGGCTTTGAGTGAATCAACATTATCCGCCGCGCTCTGATTCTGGCTTAAATTGCCAACAGGATGCATGTGTATTTGTTCGTCATTGGAGCGATCGTTCGTCTGGTTCAAAGTTTCTGACTGCCTGCGCCTGTTCAAAGGGAGGGGAAAGATAATCAAAAATAAGCGGCTGCCATTAATGAGCGGCAGAAAACAACTCtccaaaagacaaaaaatcaagttgaatacattttttttttttagttaaccATTTCCGTTggctgtgtacatgtatatggattTTTAGAAAATccaaaaaccttttttttttctgcacacaTAAAAAAGACACTGTATACAGGTTTTTTGGcccatcaaacacacacacacacacacacacacgcacatgcacaatCACGAGCAACATCCAATATAATGCTCACAAATTACACTCCTTATGTATGAGAAAATTCGCAATTCAAAGAAATCTTATAACCTTCCCATTGCCccgtttgagtgtgtgtgtgtgtgtgtgtgtgtgtgtttgaagacTTACGCTTTTTGCTGAT
Above is a window of Diadema setosum chromosome 4, eeDiaSeto1, whole genome shotgun sequence DNA encoding:
- the LOC140227709 gene encoding uncharacterized protein, whose translation is MPITTSPSITNLPHETTVMTYSLGIALCVALVLLVVLAVIRCKNQQKARRQSETLNQTNDRSNDEQIHMHPVGNLSQNQSAADNVDSLKAISTEDGAIDHSSRYNPDSRFDDATFHQEDPYHIYQDAAEVEKGRSQTAEVEQISSCTLPILSSVKSPVSTLLTSIHSCSENYGLQETSLNQSMGCSEDDEYQDVDIWRKNRMTNGAALLRPPSGARLFHDSCYNSLDFGIRSEGVCARRLKASPCNTHIYETEVVDESEFNRTMANEHAELSDSKEHAQIIHGGQEYNHINRYQPASGSTSKKKVCSDRENTTSCDTSKGFLPAEPPEDILYYQLEPEERNKVDTSNELQYSDAFDSEYNKLKPQKDANDISLPIMRENDFNAHHGTDNSVCFTSKPKTCEELYAKVDKTVGASSTPPAPPCEELYAKVDKTRGVSSAAPPPCEEWYAEVDKTKRPGNCDSKPAWQEELYMNVNDT